Proteins from a genomic interval of Anolis sagrei isolate rAnoSag1 chromosome 1, rAnoSag1.mat, whole genome shotgun sequence:
- the LRFN2 gene encoding leucine-rich repeat and fibronectin type-III domain-containing protein 2 isoform X2: protein MEKLFCSILVFGVAVVVNACPKYCVCQNLSESLGTLCPSKGLLFVPPDIDRRTVELRLGGNFIINISRQDFANMSGLVDLTLSRNTISYIQPYAFADLESLRSLHLDSNRLPDIGEDILRGLINLQHLILNNNQLGYISDEAFEDFLVTLEDLDLSYNNLRGIPWESIRKMVNLHQISLDHNLLDYITEGTFADLQKLARLDLTSNRLQKLPPDPIFARSQTSPLTSTPFSPPLSLSFGGNPLHCNCELLWLRRLDRDDDMETCASPPGLKGRYFWYVREEEFVCEPPLITQHTHKLLVLEGQTATLKCKAIGDPSPVIHWVAPDDRLIGNSSRTAVYDNGTLEILITTSKDYGKFTCIAANAAGESTATIELSIVQLPHLSNGTGRAAPPKSRLSDITSSSKSNRGETKGPPERAVLISEVTTTSALVKWTVSKSAPKVKMYQLQYNCSDDEVLIYRRMQSYSHGKSGMQRSGMISN from the coding sequence atggaaaaattgttttgtagCATCCTGGTGTTTGGAGTCGCTGTTGTGGTCAACGCTTGTCCAAAATATTGTGTCTGCCAGAACCTTTCTGAGTCACTGGGGACTCTTTGCCCATCCAAGGGTCTCCTTTTTGTACCACCAGACATTGACAGAAGGACGGTTGAACTCCGGCTTGGGGGAAACTTCATTATTAACATCAGTAGACAAGACTTTGCAAACATGAGTGGACTTGTTGACCTTACGTTGTCTAGGAATACAATCAGCTACATACAGCCGTATGCTTTTGCTGACTTGGAAAGCCTACGCTCTTTGCATTTGGATAGTAATAGGCTGCCTGATATTGGGGAGGACATTTTGAGAGGCCTGATTAATCTTCAGCATTTGATTCTAAACAACAATCAGTTGGGATACATTTCAGATGAAGCATTTGAAGATTTCTTGGTGACCTTAGAAGATCTGGATCTTTCCTACAATAACCTTAGAGGTATCCCTTGGGAATCTATAAGGAAGATGGTAAACTTGCACCAGATCAGTTTGGACCATAATTTATTGGATTATATTACAGAGGGAACCTTTGCAGATCTTCAGAAATTGGCCAGGTTGGATCTAACATCTAACAGACTTCAGAAGCTCCCTCCTGATCCTATATTTGCCCGGTCCCAAACATCTCCTTTAACCTCAACTCCATTTTCCCCACCTTTATCTCTGAGCTTTGGAGGAAACCCTTTACACTGTAACTGTGAGCTGCTTTGGCTGCGGCGTCTTGACAGAGATGATGATATGGAAACATGTGCTTCTCCTCCAGGTCTAAAAGGGAGGTACTTTTGGTATGTCCGGGAGGAGGAGTTTGTTTGTGAGCCCCCTCTGATAACCCAGCATACTCACAAATTATTGGTTTTAGAAGGACAAACAGCCACTTTAAAGTGCAAAGCCATTGGAGATCCATCTCCAGTCATTCATTGGGTGGCACCAGATGACCGGTTGATTGGGAATTCTTCAAGGACAGCTGTTTATGACAATGGCACCTTGGAAATCCTGATCACAACTTCCAAGGATTATGGGAAATTCACTTGCATAGCGGCTAATGCTGCAGGAGAGTCCACTGCAACAATTGAATTGTCCATTGTTCAGCTTCCACACCTCAGCAATGGTACGGGTCGAGCAGCCCCACCCAAATCAAGATTGTCGGATATTACCAGCTCCAGCAAGTCTAATCGAGGGGAAACCAAAGGGCCACCAGAAAGAGCAGTCTTGATCTCTGAGGTGACAACTACCTCGGCATTGGTCAAATGGACAGTGAGCAAATCAGCTCCAAAAGTTAAAATGTACCAGTTACAATATAACTGCTCGGATGATGAAGTCCTAATTTATAG